Within Gemmatimonadaceae bacterium, the genomic segment GTGTAGCACCGAACCACGCGGGCCCCGAATCCGGTCTTGAACCGGTAGAGCCCGTGTTCGATGTGCCCCTGCTCCTCCGTGCCCACGGCCATGCCGCCAAAGTTCAACTCGCGTATGCCCTGCGAGGTCAGATACGCGATGAGGTGGCCGATCACGGCATATGCGGCGTCGCACTCGTAACCCTCCCGGCTCGTTCCGGCCAGGAGGTAGTAGGCCTGCTCGCCGAACATCATGACGCCGGCACCGGAGAGCGGGCGCCCATCCCGCAGCACGAACCAGAATCGGATGGCCCGCTGCGCGAGATAGGCACTCATCACGATGCGGTAGTCCTCCACCGCCCAGGCCCGGGCGCTCCGGTTTCCGTGTTCATATCGGCGGCCGTACGTCACGTCCTGGAGTTCACGAAGCGTCATGGCGCCCGCCAGCGACGTGTC encodes:
- a CDS encoding GNAT family N-acetyltransferase, which encodes EFRVPLEACFEATIAGMGAGHRRKTRKALRGGLEFIEDTSLAGAMTLRELQDVTYGRRYEHGNRSARAWAVEDYRIVMSAYLAQRAIRFWFVLRDGRPLSGAGVMMFGEQAYYLLAGTSREGYECDAAYAVIGHLIAYLTSQGIRELNFGGMAVGTEEQGHIEHGLYRFKTGFGARVVRCYTATGST